From a region of the Sorex araneus isolate mSorAra2 chromosome 10, mSorAra2.pri, whole genome shotgun sequence genome:
- the LOC129399183 gene encoding C-type lectin domain family 2 member D-like isoform X2: protein MCLDDVLRFWRRTTPVLVRKEKTVSEVHVHPACPPPWIGFGNKCFYFSEDMGNWTYSQTFCNSLGADLVQIDSVEELTFLKRYKGPDDHWIGLERESPSHSWKWINGTALNSVFQVRGTGERAYLNEKGVSCGRIYSERKWICSKPNVSTRQIASNS from the exons ATGTGTCTGGACGACGTATTACGTTTCTGGCGccggaccaccccag TtttagtaagaaaagaaaaaacagtctcAGAAGTCCATGTGCATCCTGCCTGCCCACCACCGTGGATTGGATTTGGAAACAAgtgcttttatttctctgaagacaTGGGGAACTGGACATACAGCCAGACTTTCTGTAACTCATTGGGAGCTGATCTTGTTCAGATTGACTCCGTAGAGGAACTG ACATTTCTGAAAAGATACAAAGGCCCTGATGACCACTGGATAGGCCTTGAAAGGGAATCGCCAAGTCACTCATGGAAATGGATAAATGGTACTGCACTCAACAGTGT gtttcagGTCAGAGGAACTGGGGAGCGTGCCTACTTGAATGAGAAAGGTGTGAGCTGTGGCAGGATTTACTCAGAGAGAAAATGGATTTGCAGCAAACCCAATGTCTCCACTCGTCAAATTGCTTCAAACTCATGA
- the LOC129399183 gene encoding C-type lectin domain family 2 member D-like isoform X1 produces MVSGKIDEKSKKIYLLYFVVIIQVLVRKEKTVSEVHVHPACPPPWIGFGNKCFYFSEDMGNWTYSQTFCNSLGADLVQIDSVEELTFLKRYKGPDDHWIGLERESPSHSWKWINGTALNSVFQVRGTGERAYLNEKGVSCGRIYSERKWICSKPNVSTRQIASNS; encoded by the exons ATGGTAAGTGGGAAAATAGAtgaaaagagcaagaaaatatatttactatattttgttGTGATTATCCAAGTtttagtaagaaaagaaaaaacagtctcAGAAGTCCATGTGCATCCTGCCTGCCCACCACCGTGGATTGGATTTGGAAACAAgtgcttttatttctctgaagacaTGGGGAACTGGACATACAGCCAGACTTTCTGTAACTCATTGGGAGCTGATCTTGTTCAGATTGACTCCGTAGAGGAACTG ACATTTCTGAAAAGATACAAAGGCCCTGATGACCACTGGATAGGCCTTGAAAGGGAATCGCCAAGTCACTCATGGAAATGGATAAATGGTACTGCACTCAACAGTGT gtttcagGTCAGAGGAACTGGGGAGCGTGCCTACTTGAATGAGAAAGGTGTGAGCTGTGGCAGGATTTACTCAGAGAGAAAATGGATTTGCAGCAAACCCAATGTCTCCACTCGTCAAATTGCTTCAAACTCATGA